A DNA window from Ranitomeya imitator isolate aRanImi1 chromosome 2, aRanImi1.pri, whole genome shotgun sequence contains the following coding sequences:
- the LOC138665609 gene encoding uncharacterized protein, giving the protein MPYMFSSIFWLWYLELPNMSDHVYLSTTQRVLLHWVLSRRFGQPYTVNADPRRRRQRLWVHPLLTQRPSKGHFQRLYSSLRAHPDKFFLYTRMSIRTFDMLLEILRPGLTYQDTWMRKAISAEERLLLTLRFLATGLSYAGLHLEFLIGRSTISVIVRTTCSQIWLKLNEVVMPEPKMDDWLKIATGFQNTCDFPNCIGAVDGKHIRVRKPPNSGSQFYNYKQFFSVVMLAVADSNYRFIIVDIGAYGRTGDSRVFNSSIMGRRLRDNQLNLPPPQQLPGSNAEAVPFVLVGDEAFQLTRHVMRPYPRRNLDHRRRVFNLRLTRARRLVECAFGILVAKWRVLQSAIQLSEASINEVIKACVILHNFTRIHDCLSTNLQNHVMTNHSRPPPYVPPRRRPLSGLKVRDVFTNYFLSPQGATPWQDYAILHV; this is encoded by the exons atgccctatatgttctcaagcatattttggctgtggtaCTTGGAGCtcccaaacatgtctgaccatgtgtatttaagcacaactcagcgggtgttgcttcactgggtgttgtctcgtcgctttggccagccatatacggtcaatgcagatccgcgaaggaggagacaaagattgtgggtccatcctctattgacccaacgcccgagtaaaggacatttccagagactctattcatctttgagggcccatccagacaaatttttcctgtatactcgcatgtccatcaggacttttgacatgttgctggagatcttacgtcctggactcacctatcaggacacctggatgagaaaagccatctctgctgaggagcgtctgctcctaaccttacg cttcctggccacaggcttgtcctatgcgggtctacacctggagtttctcattgggcgttctaccatttcagtcattgttaggacaacctgttcccaaatatggctgaaacttaacgaagttgtgatgccagagccaaaaatggatgattggctcaaaatcgccactggattccaaaatacttgtgacttccctaactgcattggagctgtggatgggaaacatatcagggtgcgtaagccgccgaactctggttcccaattctacaattataagcagtttttctctgtagttatgttagcagttgctgacagcaactacaggtttataattgtagacattggggcctatggccgaactggagactctagggtcttcaattcgtccataatgggtcgccggctacgtgacaaccagttgaacctcccaccaccacaacaactcccaggctccaatgcggaagcagtgccttttgttttggttggagatgaggccttccaactgacgaggcacgtcatgaggccttaccccaggcgcaaccttgaccaccggcggagggttttTAATTTGAGACttaccagggcacggagactggttgagtgcgcctttgggattcttgtagccaaatggcgtgttcttcagtctgcaattcagctgagtgaggcttcaatcaatgaagtgatcaaagcctgtgtaattctacataatttcaccagaatacatgattgtttgtCTACTAATTTGCAAAATCACGTCATGACCAATCATAGTAGGCctcccccatatgtccctcctcggcgacgtcccctttctggcctaaaagttcgggatgtgttcaccaattattttttgagtcctcagggtgccactccctggcaagactatgcaattttgcatgtgtaa
- the LOC138665610 gene encoding uncharacterized protein codes for MARIINVDMLIILIQERPEIWDQRDPNYANRAVKQAAWRSVCGSLFPQYDQQPRAAQRQIMDDVTTRWRSIRDQYRRERQQRERSGAGAPPKKKKYIYFDRLTFLNPSMDLRPTQSNLTDRETGSDSELVIDPVGEGEEVAGPSAAPSCARPTASSSSAHPAPAASEENPEGPQFSSAAAAPSQDDPGNSSSPTVALDRSPQAAVRPQRARRRRELRQSRQNVDAGVMNYLARVREDDGEEGFTRSLAQYLRSIERELRLRLRGCFQILIDACTPPNNPYNLMQMIEQWQMSPENILRPPRLEGQHAHQGSEAPPPRQPTPPPQPPTNQQWQHQHHIAGYHQPSQYGHLSAPSAGGWSQPGFGQYGHFGLGYDSRTYGLQHQGYLPNPGPTHQSGQHQSRQNFPQATITAAQAAGQLGLQRPSDGDPDQSTSPLPTYQDL; via the exons atggcccgcataattaatgttgacatgctgatcattttgatccaggagaggccagaaatctgggaccaaagagaccccaactatgccaacagggcagtaaaacaagctgcatggaggagcgtgtgtgggtccctcttcccccagtatgaccagcagccacgtgcggcccagcgacaaataa tggatgatgttacaacaaggtggcggagtatccgggaccagtataggagggagaggcagcagcgggagagaagtggagccggggcccctcctaaaaaaaaaaaatacatctactttgaccgcctaaccttccttaaccccagcatggacctcaggcc aactcagtctaacctcactgacagggagacagggtcggactcagaactggtcattgacccagttggagaaggtgaagaggtggctggtccatctgctgctccctcctgcGCAAGACCTACAGCATCTTCATCATCTGCCCACCCAGCTCCAGCTGCTTCTGAAGAAAACCCAGAGGGCCCACAGTTctcttctgcagcagcagcacctagccaggatgaccctggtaatagcagcagcccaactgttgccctggaccgatccccacaggctgcagtcagaccccagcgtgcacgacgcaggagagagcttcgccaaagcaggcaaaacgtggatgctggggtcatgaactatttggcccgggttcgagaggatgatggggaggagggattcacacggagccttgcccagtatttacgctccatagagcgggagttgaggctgcgtttgagagggtgttttcagatccttattgacgcatgcacccccccaaataacccatacaatctgatgcagatgattgaacagtggcagatgtcacctgaaaatattctgcggcctccgaGACTAGAAGGCCAGCATGCGcaccaaggatctgaagcaccccctccacgtcagccaacacctccaccccaaccaccaactaaccaacaatggcaacatcagcaccatattgcaggatatcatcaaccatcccaatatggccacttgtccgcacccagtgctggaggctggtcccaacctgggtttggacaatatggtcattttgggttggggtatgattcccgcacatatgggctgcaacatcagggttatctcccaaatccaggccccactcatcaaagtggccagcatcagagcaggcagaatttCCCGCAAGCCACTATAACAGCCgcacaggctgctggacaattgggcctgcaAAGGCCATCTGATGGTGACCCAGACCAATCCACTTCTCCCCTTCCtacgtaccaggacttgtaa